The following coding sequences lie in one Nocardioides sambongensis genomic window:
- the ctaC gene encoding aa3-type cytochrome oxidase subunit II: MGLWHPERTRGGNRRRRSLTLAGFVVLALALSGCSTDSQWERFGMPEIKSEQGEHILSLWQGAWIAALITGVVTWTLILGPIFWFRRRRDDEVPVQTRYNLPVEIFYTIFPIIMVIAFFSHTVRVQNIALEHIEPDVTVNVVGQKWSWTFNHEYEDETVFVSGDGDDIPTLVMPVDETVQFNLNSPDVIHNFGIPAFAMRMDVVPGEDNSFQIKATETGTYAGKCYELCGAYHSRMLFNVDVVTAEEYDAYLAELAEDPDHVAEEPVLGGEYSKEPYLNGENETEGEHE, translated from the coding sequence GTGGGCTTGTGGCACCCCGAGCGCACGCGAGGAGGTAACCGGCGTCGCCGGTCCCTCACGCTCGCCGGATTCGTCGTACTCGCGCTCGCGCTCTCCGGATGCTCCACCGACTCCCAGTGGGAGCGGTTCGGCATGCCGGAGATCAAGTCCGAGCAGGGCGAGCACATCCTTTCCCTGTGGCAGGGCGCGTGGATCGCGGCCCTGATCACCGGTGTCGTGACCTGGACGCTGATCCTCGGTCCGATTTTCTGGTTCCGCCGTCGTCGTGACGACGAGGTCCCGGTCCAGACGCGATACAACCTGCCGGTCGAGATCTTCTACACGATCTTCCCGATCATCATGGTGATCGCGTTCTTCTCCCACACCGTCCGCGTGCAGAACATCGCGCTCGAGCACATCGAGCCCGACGTGACGGTGAACGTGGTGGGTCAGAAGTGGAGCTGGACGTTCAACCACGAGTACGAGGACGAGACCGTCTTCGTCTCCGGTGACGGCGACGACATCCCGACCCTGGTCATGCCGGTGGACGAGACGGTGCAGTTCAACCTGAACAGCCCCGACGTGATCCACAACTTCGGCATCCCCGCGTTCGCGATGCGGATGGACGTCGTCCCGGGCGAGGACAACTCGTTCCAGATCAAGGCCACCGAGACCGGCACCTACGCCGGCAAGTGCTACGAGCTCTGCGGTGCCTACCACTCGCGGATGCTGTTCAACGTGGACGTCGTCACCGCCGAGGAGTACGACGCCTACCTCGCCGAGCTCGCGGAGGACCCCGACCACGTGGCCGAGGAGCCCGTGCTCGGCGGTGAGTACTCCAAGGAGCCGTACCTCAACGGCGAGAACGAGACCGAGGGAGAGCACGAGTGA
- a CDS encoding cysteine desulfurase family protein, whose translation MQHDSSAGPGAGAVYLDSASSLPLHPAARETLLAALERGYADPRRLHRPGRDARLLIDNARSAVAEALGAHPDEVGFTGSGTEAVHLGLSGLVHARRGAGGGPSGVVHSPVEHSSVLHAVDWLPGGAHHRLDVDRTGRVDPAAVDAAARRPGVTAVAVQAANQEIGTRQPVDELDLPDEVPLFVDAAAAVGHGPLPGRWSALTASAHKWGGPAGVGVLAVRRGTRWRRPFPGEDTVEGDGFANVPGALAAAAALQAVRAEEAAVCARQHALVDRLRDRVAALPDVEVVGHPSDRLPHLVTFSCLYVPGDELVAALDRQGFAVASGSACTASTLEPSHVLAAIGALTHGNVRVSLTASTSEAEVDAFCAAVADALGRLREGLL comes from the coding sequence GTGCAGCACGACTCGTCAGCAGGGCCCGGCGCGGGCGCGGTGTACCTCGACAGCGCCTCCTCGCTCCCGCTCCACCCGGCGGCCCGCGAGACGCTGCTCGCTGCCCTGGAGCGCGGGTACGCCGACCCACGGCGACTGCACCGGCCCGGACGCGACGCCAGGCTGCTGATCGACAACGCCCGCTCGGCGGTGGCCGAGGCGCTGGGCGCGCACCCGGACGAGGTCGGCTTCACCGGCTCCGGCACCGAAGCGGTGCACCTGGGCCTGTCCGGCCTCGTGCACGCCCGCCGGGGAGCCGGCGGCGGCCCGTCCGGCGTCGTGCACTCCCCCGTCGAGCACTCCTCGGTGCTGCACGCCGTGGACTGGCTGCCCGGCGGTGCCCACCACCGCCTCGACGTGGATCGCACCGGCCGGGTGGACCCCGCCGCGGTGGACGCGGCGGCCCGCCGGCCGGGCGTGACGGCGGTCGCCGTGCAGGCGGCGAACCAGGAGATCGGCACCCGCCAGCCGGTCGACGAGCTCGACCTGCCCGACGAGGTCCCGCTCTTCGTCGACGCCGCGGCTGCAGTCGGTCACGGTCCGCTGCCCGGACGCTGGTCCGCGCTGACGGCCTCGGCGCACAAGTGGGGAGGACCGGCCGGCGTGGGCGTGCTCGCGGTGCGGCGCGGCACCCGTTGGCGCCGCCCCTTCCCCGGGGAGGACACCGTGGAGGGCGACGGCTTCGCCAACGTGCCCGGCGCACTCGCCGCCGCGGCCGCGCTCCAGGCGGTGCGGGCCGAGGAGGCAGCGGTCTGCGCCCGCCAGCACGCGCTGGTGGACCGGCTGCGGGACCGGGTCGCCGCCCTTCCCGACGTCGAGGTGGTGGGTCATCCGAGCGACCGGCTCCCGCACCTGGTGACGTTCTCCTGCCTCTACGTGCCCGGCGACGAGCTGGTCGCCGCCCTGGACCGGCAGGGGTTCGCCGTGGCCAGCGGCTCCGCGTGCACCGCGTCCACCCTGGAGCCCAGCCACGTGCTGGCCGCGATCGGCGCGCTCACCCACGGCAACGTGCGGGTCTCCCTCACCGCGTCGACCAGCGAGGCCGAGGTGGACGCGTTCTGCGCCGCGGTCGCCGACGCCCTCGGACGGCTCCGGGAGGGGCTGCTGTGA